One Bdellovibrio bacteriovorus str. Tiberius DNA segment encodes these proteins:
- a CDS encoding 3-hydroxyacyl-CoA dehydrogenase NAD-binding domain-containing protein encodes MSIQESIKIVPQGEVAVVEFDLVGEKVNKFSTPVMMRLKEVVEELKKSSYKAVIFKSNKPKIFIAGADIEEIKSMTKAEEFEAAVKGGQEVISMVEDLPMPTIAAVNGACMGGGCEFILACDYRIASEDSSTKIGLPEIQLGILPGFGGCIRLPRVIGLQAALDIILAGKSVNSKKALKLGLVDKVVHANLLESFSLKWAKEIIADGAKKRRKTFKPQGAVNVILESALGRSIVFKKAREGVLKATKGHYPAPLQALEVIQKTYGMSDRDAALRVEREGFCKLGVTDISKNLIHVFYLTEMVKKQNGVTGVDVKPRDVKGLGVLGAGTMGGGIAYVAADKGIQVRMKDLNTDALGKGLKHASDLWMKLVKRKSIDKYQFQQKMDLVSVSTDYAGFKNLDVVVEAIVEDMGVKQKVIGECAGQMRPDAIIATNTSSLSVTEMAKGHPRPEYFAGMHFFNPVNKMPLIEVIRGEKTSDETIATIYELSKKMGKMPVVVKDGPGFLVNRLLLPYMGEAAFLLQEGMSIEFVDKVYVKEFGMPMGPFELMDEVGLDVCLKVLKIFKKAFGERIELAACMEALGNSGRLGRKNGKGFYTYGEDGKRGAVDQTVYAALGLGQPTNPYDGKECIERGVFAMINECSLALVEDRIVETPHEVDLAMIMGTGFPPFRGGLMKYTDSIGTQYVADQLAMYASSRKAARLKPATPLTNMAKSNSKFYK; translated from the coding sequence ATGTCTATTCAGGAAAGTATTAAAATTGTTCCTCAGGGTGAGGTTGCTGTTGTTGAGTTTGATCTGGTGGGGGAGAAAGTTAATAAGTTCTCTACGCCGGTGATGATGCGCCTTAAGGAAGTTGTTGAGGAGTTGAAGAAGTCCTCGTACAAGGCTGTTATTTTTAAATCCAACAAACCCAAGATCTTTATTGCGGGTGCGGATATTGAAGAAATCAAAAGCATGACCAAGGCTGAAGAATTTGAAGCTGCGGTGAAGGGTGGTCAGGAAGTTATCAGTATGGTTGAAGACCTGCCGATGCCGACGATTGCTGCTGTCAATGGGGCTTGTATGGGCGGGGGTTGTGAATTCATCCTGGCTTGTGATTACCGTATTGCTTCTGAGGATTCTTCCACGAAAATTGGTTTGCCGGAAATTCAACTGGGCATCCTGCCTGGTTTTGGTGGTTGTATTCGTCTGCCTCGCGTGATTGGTTTGCAGGCGGCTTTGGATATTATCCTGGCTGGTAAGTCTGTGAATTCCAAAAAGGCTTTGAAACTTGGTCTGGTGGATAAAGTTGTTCACGCGAACCTGCTTGAGTCCTTCTCTTTGAAATGGGCGAAAGAAATCATCGCGGATGGCGCTAAGAAACGTCGTAAAACATTCAAGCCACAAGGGGCTGTGAATGTGATTCTGGAAAGCGCTTTGGGTCGCAGCATTGTCTTTAAGAAAGCCCGTGAGGGTGTGTTGAAGGCGACGAAGGGTCATTATCCAGCACCTTTGCAGGCGTTGGAAGTGATTCAGAAAACTTATGGTATGTCTGATCGCGATGCGGCTTTGCGTGTAGAGCGTGAAGGCTTCTGCAAGCTGGGTGTGACTGATATTTCCAAAAACCTGATCCACGTTTTCTATTTGACCGAGATGGTGAAAAAACAAAACGGTGTGACGGGTGTGGATGTAAAGCCACGCGATGTGAAAGGTCTTGGTGTTTTGGGTGCTGGCACCATGGGTGGCGGTATTGCTTACGTGGCGGCAGACAAGGGCATTCAGGTTCGCATGAAGGACTTGAACACCGATGCGCTGGGTAAGGGTTTGAAGCACGCCAGCGATCTTTGGATGAAACTTGTGAAAAGAAAATCCATCGACAAGTATCAGTTCCAGCAAAAAATGGATCTGGTGTCTGTTTCCACTGATTACGCAGGTTTCAAAAATCTGGATGTTGTCGTTGAAGCCATCGTTGAAGACATGGGTGTTAAGCAAAAAGTTATAGGTGAGTGCGCAGGTCAAATGCGTCCTGACGCCATTATCGCGACCAACACCAGCTCCCTGTCTGTGACTGAAATGGCCAAAGGTCATCCACGTCCGGAGTATTTCGCGGGTATGCACTTCTTCAATCCGGTGAATAAAATGCCATTGATCGAAGTCATCCGTGGTGAAAAGACTTCTGACGAAACAATTGCAACTATTTACGAGCTGTCCAAAAAAATGGGCAAGATGCCAGTGGTGGTAAAAGACGGTCCGGGCTTCCTGGTGAATCGTTTGCTTTTGCCTTACATGGGCGAAGCGGCGTTCTTGCTTCAGGAAGGCATGAGCATCGAATTCGTCGACAAGGTTTACGTGAAAGAATTCGGTATGCCGATGGGTCCATTTGAATTGATGGATGAAGTTGGTTTGGATGTTTGTTTGAAGGTTCTTAAAATCTTCAAAAAAGCCTTCGGCGAGCGTATCGAGCTGGCGGCTTGTATGGAAGCTCTGGGGAATTCCGGTCGCCTGGGTCGTAAGAACGGCAAGGGGTTCTATACATACGGTGAAGACGGTAAGCGTGGCGCTGTGGATCAGACTGTGTATGCAGCTTTGGGTCTGGGTCAGCCGACCAATCCATACGATGGCAAAGAGTGCATCGAGCGTGGTGTCTTTGCGATGATCAATGAGTGCTCTTTGGCGCTGGTTGAAGATCGTATCGTGGAAACTCCGCACGAAGTGGATCTGGCGATGATCATGGGTACGGGCTTCCCGCCGTTCCGTGGTGGTCTGATGAAGTACACCGACAGCATTGGCACTCAGTATGTGGCCGACCAGCTGGCGATGTACGCTTCCAGCCGCAAAGCAGCTCGCCTGAAACCGGCGACTCCGCTAACGAACATGGCAAAATCAAACAGCAAGTTCTACAAATAG
- a CDS encoding NADP-dependent malic enzyme — translation MDNKTETKPESKTGTTNFDQEALLYHQQGKPGKIEVISSKPCATEKDLSLAYSPGVAAPCKAIAKDPAKVYDYTAKGNLVAVISNGTAVLGLGNIGPAAGKPVMEGKGILFKQFAGIDVFDIEVAATDVDVFCNAVRVLEPTFGGINLEDIKAPECFEIEERLKKEMNIPVFHDDQHGTAIVSGAALLNACSITNRKMETVRIVVNGAGASANSCAKIFIALGARRENIIMCDSQGVIYKGRTAGMNKYKEYFASETEARTLTEALRGADVFVGLSVAGALTPEMLKDMAKDPIIFAMANPEPEITPDKARAARPDAIIATGRSDYPNQVNNVLGFPSIFRGALDTRSTQINEDMKLAAVHALAKLARMDVPDKVSATYGGKSFKFGRDYLIPKPFDTRVLLWVAPEVAKAAMKSGVATRAIEDWDQYRESLEAQQGPSKVFIRSAINRVHQNSEANGGELPRIVFPEGTSTKVLKALATLVEERICQPILLGYPERVKEKIKALDIPLLNDVQIVHPSSHPKYFSFVEKLYSLRQRKGINLGEAERLMADPNYFAAMMVNQGEADGMVSGSSINYADAVRPILQTIGTYKEGIPAGLNFVLLEDKFLVLADTTVNFNPTAEQCAQIALQAAKIVEYFGIEPRVAMLSYSNFSGADGTPRKMKKAAEIARSLRPDLMIEGDMQADTAVNPEIMERLFPFSGLKGGANVLVFPNLESSNIAYKLIQQIGKAEVIGPFLTGIRRSANVLQRTTTVDGIVNSVVFTALEAQFIKDALKARGKK, via the coding sequence TTGGACAACAAAACCGAAACCAAACCCGAGTCTAAAACAGGCACGACGAACTTCGACCAAGAAGCCCTGCTGTACCACCAGCAAGGCAAACCGGGCAAAATCGAAGTCATTTCTTCCAAGCCATGTGCTACGGAAAAAGATCTTTCTTTGGCGTACTCTCCGGGAGTGGCAGCACCTTGTAAAGCCATCGCGAAGGATCCGGCAAAAGTTTACGATTACACTGCCAAAGGCAATCTGGTGGCGGTGATCTCTAACGGTACTGCGGTACTGGGTTTGGGAAACATCGGCCCTGCAGCAGGCAAGCCGGTGATGGAAGGTAAAGGCATCTTGTTCAAACAATTTGCCGGTATTGACGTTTTTGACATCGAAGTTGCAGCAACCGATGTGGACGTGTTCTGTAATGCGGTTCGCGTTCTGGAACCAACCTTCGGCGGTATCAACCTTGAAGACATCAAAGCACCCGAGTGCTTTGAAATCGAAGAACGCCTGAAAAAAGAAATGAACATCCCGGTCTTCCACGATGACCAGCACGGAACTGCGATTGTGTCCGGTGCCGCATTATTGAATGCGTGCTCTATCACCAACCGTAAAATGGAAACAGTTCGCATCGTCGTGAATGGCGCGGGGGCATCTGCAAACTCTTGCGCGAAGATCTTTATCGCGTTGGGTGCTCGCCGTGAAAACATCATCATGTGCGATTCTCAAGGTGTTATCTACAAAGGCCGCACCGCCGGCATGAACAAGTACAAAGAATACTTCGCATCAGAAACCGAAGCGCGCACATTGACTGAAGCCCTGCGTGGTGCGGATGTCTTTGTCGGCCTTTCTGTGGCGGGTGCTTTGACCCCTGAAATGCTGAAGGACATGGCTAAAGACCCTATCATCTTTGCCATGGCCAACCCAGAGCCGGAAATCACTCCGGACAAAGCTCGCGCAGCTCGTCCGGATGCTATTATCGCCACGGGTCGCTCTGACTATCCGAACCAGGTGAACAACGTTCTGGGCTTCCCGTCCATCTTCCGCGGGGCTTTGGATACACGCTCCACCCAAATCAACGAAGACATGAAACTGGCAGCAGTTCATGCATTGGCGAAGCTGGCCCGTATGGATGTGCCGGATAAAGTTTCGGCCACTTACGGAGGAAAAAGCTTCAAATTCGGTCGCGATTACCTGATCCCGAAACCATTCGACACCCGTGTGTTGCTGTGGGTGGCACCGGAAGTGGCGAAAGCTGCGATGAAATCCGGCGTGGCGACTCGTGCAATCGAAGACTGGGATCAATACCGTGAATCCCTGGAAGCCCAACAGGGCCCGTCCAAAGTCTTCATCCGTTCAGCGATCAACCGCGTGCACCAGAATTCTGAAGCCAACGGCGGCGAATTACCCCGCATTGTCTTCCCGGAAGGCACCAGCACCAAGGTTTTGAAAGCTTTGGCAACTTTGGTTGAAGAAAGAATCTGCCAGCCGATTTTGCTGGGTTACCCAGAGCGCGTGAAAGAAAAAATCAAAGCTTTGGATATTCCGCTTTTGAACGATGTACAGATCGTCCACCCGTCTTCTCATCCGAAGTATTTCAGCTTTGTTGAAAAGCTGTATTCCCTGCGCCAGCGCAAGGGCATCAACCTGGGTGAAGCCGAGCGCCTGATGGCGGATCCGAATTACTTCGCGGCGATGATGGTAAATCAGGGTGAAGCTGACGGCATGGTCAGCGGATCTTCCATCAACTATGCGGATGCGGTTCGACCGATCCTGCAAACTATCGGCACTTACAAAGAAGGCATTCCTGCGGGTCTGAACTTTGTCCTGCTTGAGGATAAATTCCTGGTATTGGCTGACACGACCGTAAACTTCAACCCGACGGCTGAACAGTGCGCGCAAATCGCCCTGCAAGCAGCAAAGATTGTTGAGTACTTCGGTATCGAGCCTCGCGTGGCGATGCTGAGCTATTCCAACTTCAGCGGTGCCGACGGCACTCCTCGCAAGATGAAAAAAGCGGCCGAAATCGCCCGCTCTTTGCGCCCGGATCTGATGATCGAAGGTGACATGCAGGCCGATACGGCTGTGAATCCAGAGATCATGGAACGCCTGTTCCCGTTCTCGGGCCTTAAGGGTGGCGCAAACGTGCTGGTCTTCCCAAATCTGGAATCCTCCAACATCGCTTACAAGCTGATTCAACAAATCGGCAAAGCGGAAGTGATCGGGCCATTCCTGACGGGCATACGCCGTTCTGCCAACGTTCTGCAAAGAACCACGACTGTCGATGGCATCGTGAATTCCGTGGTGTTCACGGCTTTAGAAGCACAGTTCATCAAGGATGCTTTGAAAGCCCGTGGCAAAAAGTAA
- the hflX gene encoding GTPase HflX produces MNNQAQVKDQDRAIVIGVGLKTEPLTEIKENLLELEELVSAAGGEVVGSIIQVLPQWNPATLIGTGKVEEVAEMVRDSGATIVVMDHQLSGVQQRNLQQIVKARVIDRNQLILDIFAQRAQTFEGKLQVELAQLLDQMPRNVGAWLDSLSRQGGGIGTRGPGETALENDRRRIRERVALIKKKLESVRQNRAQHRQSRRRHEIPSFALVGYTNSGKSSILNRLTGAQVMTKNQVFATLDPTTRKIFLPDAPPAVVTDTVGFIRKLPTQLIEAFKATLEESSEADVLLHVVDLSSPNMERQIEVVEALIKEFNWQDKKIIHVFNKCDVAPLERQFRVKAYPRVFVSALTGQGMEQLKKLMAQTVSEMQQDVQLYFPRAEEYKIFDLGREAQILRKETATEGTVCYTQLTPTLINRWKDYLVK; encoded by the coding sequence TTGAATAATCAAGCCCAAGTCAAAGACCAGGATAGAGCGATCGTCATTGGTGTCGGCCTTAAGACCGAGCCCCTTACTGAAATCAAAGAAAATCTGTTGGAACTTGAAGAGCTGGTTTCTGCCGCTGGCGGCGAAGTCGTAGGCTCTATCATTCAGGTTCTTCCGCAATGGAACCCGGCGACCTTGATCGGCACCGGTAAAGTTGAGGAAGTGGCTGAGATGGTTCGCGACAGCGGAGCCACGATTGTAGTGATGGACCACCAGCTTTCCGGAGTGCAGCAACGAAACTTGCAGCAGATCGTGAAAGCCCGCGTGATCGATCGCAATCAGCTGATTCTGGATATCTTTGCCCAGCGTGCGCAGACCTTTGAAGGAAAACTTCAAGTGGAACTTGCACAACTTCTGGATCAAATGCCCCGGAACGTCGGCGCCTGGCTTGATTCACTTTCCCGTCAGGGTGGTGGTATCGGAACCCGAGGCCCGGGTGAAACCGCTTTGGAAAACGACCGTCGTCGCATCCGTGAGCGTGTGGCCCTTATTAAGAAAAAACTTGAAAGTGTGCGCCAAAACCGTGCGCAGCACAGACAATCCCGTCGTCGTCACGAAATCCCTTCTTTCGCGTTGGTGGGCTACACCAACTCCGGAAAAAGCTCGATTCTAAACCGCCTGACCGGCGCTCAGGTGATGACGAAAAACCAGGTCTTTGCGACTCTGGATCCTACAACCCGCAAGATCTTCCTGCCGGATGCACCCCCTGCTGTCGTGACTGACACCGTGGGATTCATCCGTAAATTGCCCACTCAATTGATTGAGGCCTTTAAAGCAACACTTGAAGAATCTTCTGAAGCCGACGTGCTTTTGCACGTGGTGGATCTGTCTTCCCCAAACATGGAAAGACAAATCGAGGTGGTTGAAGCTTTGATTAAAGAGTTCAACTGGCAGGATAAAAAGATCATCCACGTCTTTAACAAGTGTGATGTCGCACCTTTGGAGCGACAATTCCGAGTGAAGGCTTATCCTCGCGTGTTCGTCAGCGCACTGACTGGCCAGGGCATGGAACAACTTAAAAAACTGATGGCCCAGACTGTGAGCGAAATGCAGCAGGATGTGCAGCTGTACTTCCCACGCGCTGAAGAATACAAGATCTTTGATTTGGGCCGCGAAGCACAGATCCTGCGCAAAGAAACCGCCACCGAAGGCACCGTTTGTTATACGCAGCTGACTCCGACCCTGATCAATCGCTGGAAGGACTATCTTGTTAAATAG
- a CDS encoding response regulator — translation MGSEYPVNPFGEYANISFMVKATLGFDWSKTELGPIENWDSGLINSLRIVFSCPVGMYCTWGPERRVFYNDAYAPILKHRHPRALGSPLREVWPEVWDQVDAIASTVESGGVVLESDVQFDIEVDGKPQGNYYTYGNSPLFDSAGKISGMLCTILDTTVSVTRNQAAEESLARSNQEVRAERRKLRSILEKAPIAMAVLDGPEHRFAMVNDSYRELFLGDCDVSGQRMKDVFPKTEDIGLIAQLDDIYRTGKVFEARNFEVRDRRADGVEFSVFVDVVYQPIYDFNDEIEGLVLAANNVTEQVMAERALQSAKEAAENANQAKSAFLANMSHEIRTPLGVILGFSEIIGTQDLDEEDRKKYFEIIHRNGMSLTRIIDDILDLSKIEAGKFEIENKPVRLKKLLQEVLTMFFDQASRKSIYLNYDLAEIGNLVILSDVVRIRQVLVNLIGNAIKFTLKGSVKVSCRAEQVNGVRKRITFSIEDTGIGMTTEQADRLFQPFTQADATSTRRFGGTGLGLALSRNLARALGGDVRIAHCEPHRGCTFEFSFEAEDASPGAATVLEGVEVETENPLAGVRVLAVDDSADNRELISKILSNAGLDVTEAESGEEALNQAFKSRYDLVLMDIQMPGLDGFSTLSGLRKQGFQGPIIALTAHAMREDRDRAFAAGFADHLTKPINSKLLLQSIQSHLRLA, via the coding sequence TCAATTCTTTGCGCATAGTATTTAGTTGTCCCGTGGGGATGTACTGCACTTGGGGACCCGAGCGTCGGGTCTTTTACAACGATGCCTATGCTCCGATTTTAAAACATCGTCATCCGCGGGCATTGGGGTCGCCTCTTCGTGAAGTGTGGCCTGAGGTTTGGGATCAGGTGGATGCCATTGCCAGCACTGTTGAATCCGGCGGTGTCGTCCTTGAGTCTGACGTGCAGTTCGACATCGAAGTCGATGGCAAGCCTCAGGGCAATTACTACACCTACGGAAATTCGCCACTGTTTGATTCCGCAGGAAAAATTTCAGGAATGTTGTGCACAATTCTGGATACGACAGTTTCCGTAACAAGAAATCAAGCAGCCGAAGAAAGTCTGGCCAGATCCAATCAAGAGGTCCGCGCTGAGCGCCGAAAACTGCGTTCTATCCTGGAAAAAGCCCCGATTGCCATGGCGGTTCTGGACGGGCCCGAGCACCGTTTTGCAATGGTGAATGATTCTTACCGGGAACTTTTTCTGGGGGACTGTGATGTGTCCGGGCAAAGAATGAAAGATGTTTTTCCAAAAACGGAAGATATCGGATTGATTGCGCAACTGGATGACATTTATCGAACAGGAAAGGTTTTCGAAGCCAGAAATTTTGAAGTTCGTGATCGCCGGGCCGACGGAGTGGAATTTTCTGTCTTTGTTGATGTGGTCTATCAGCCGATTTATGATTTTAACGACGAAATCGAAGGTCTTGTTCTTGCCGCCAATAACGTCACTGAACAGGTGATGGCAGAGCGTGCTTTGCAGTCAGCCAAAGAGGCCGCTGAAAATGCCAATCAGGCGAAATCAGCGTTTCTGGCCAATATGTCTCATGAAATCCGCACTCCTTTGGGGGTTATTCTGGGCTTCTCGGAAATCATCGGCACACAGGATCTGGATGAAGAGGATCGTAAAAAATACTTCGAAATCATTCATCGCAATGGCATGTCGCTGACTCGAATCATTGATGACATTCTGGATCTTTCCAAAATCGAAGCGGGCAAGTTTGAAATCGAAAACAAACCGGTCCGACTGAAAAAACTTCTTCAGGAAGTTCTGACCATGTTCTTTGATCAGGCTTCGCGAAAAAGTATTTATCTGAATTATGATTTGGCCGAGATCGGCAATCTGGTGATTTTGTCGGATGTCGTTCGCATTCGTCAGGTGCTGGTGAATCTTATCGGGAATGCGATCAAATTCACGCTGAAGGGTTCGGTAAAGGTTTCCTGCCGGGCTGAGCAGGTGAATGGTGTGCGCAAAAGAATAACCTTCAGTATCGAAGACACCGGTATCGGTATGACGACAGAGCAGGCGGATCGTCTGTTCCAGCCGTTCACTCAAGCTGACGCCACCTCAACCCGCCGCTTTGGCGGGACCGGATTGGGACTGGCGCTTTCCCGAAATCTGGCCCGAGCCCTCGGGGGGGATGTCAGAATTGCTCACTGCGAACCTCATAGGGGATGCACGTTTGAGTTTTCCTTTGAGGCCGAGGACGCCAGTCCCGGTGCCGCCACGGTTTTGGAAGGTGTCGAGGTCGAGACTGAAAATCCTTTGGCGGGTGTGCGAGTTCTGGCTGTGGATGATTCGGCGGACAACCGCGAGCTTATCAGTAAAATCCTCAGCAATGCGGGGCTGGATGTGACTGAAGCTGAAAGCGGTGAAGAAGCTTTGAATCAGGCCTTTAAGTCGCGTTATGATCTGGTTCTGATGGACATTCAGATGCCGGGATTGGATGGGTTTAGCACGCTGTCCGGGCTTCGCAAGCAGGGTTTTCAGGGGCCGATTATCGCCCTGACTGCACACGCAATGCGGGAAGATCGTGATCGGGCCTTTGCGGCTGGATTTGCAGATCACCTGACAAAGCCGATCAATTCAAAGCTTTTGCTTCAATCGATTCAGTCGCACCTGCGTTTGGCTTAA
- a CDS encoding thiolase family protein: protein MKSPRDVVLVEGVRTPFAKAGTKLKKVHPAELGKVALKQVIAQTNLDVNLVDEVIIGNTGNPPDSVNISRVVALNAGIPLKTSAYTVHRNCASALESISNGFEKIKSGTMDVILAGGTENMSQMPTLPPKKFQEIYEKLFAAKGPKQALPLLWSLFKADVKQIKALLSGNMRDEYFPVISVMMGLTDPFVGINMGQTAEILAKEWGLSRETQDRFALRSHQLASKAMKEGRMREEIAPVYLAPEYKEVISDDIGPRDTQTMEALAKLKPFFDKATGSITAGNSCPITDGAAMVLMMSREKAEALGYKPLATIRSYGFAGLEPERMGLGPVYSTPVALKRAGLSMKDIGLVELNEAFAAQVLSCQKAFDSDKFGQEKLGLSSKIGEIRDDILNVNGGAIALGHPVGATGTRIVLTLAKEMKRRNTQFGLATLCIGGGQGGSMILENEG from the coding sequence ATGAAATCACCACGTGATGTTGTTCTTGTAGAAGGTGTTCGCACTCCCTTCGCGAAAGCAGGAACAAAACTTAAAAAAGTACACCCGGCTGAATTGGGTAAAGTCGCTCTGAAACAAGTTATCGCCCAGACAAATCTGGATGTGAACCTTGTTGATGAAGTGATCATCGGGAACACTGGAAATCCTCCGGACTCTGTGAATATCTCGCGCGTGGTGGCATTGAACGCTGGCATTCCTTTGAAAACATCTGCATACACAGTTCACAGAAACTGTGCGTCTGCACTTGAGTCCATCTCCAATGGTTTTGAAAAAATCAAATCCGGCACCATGGATGTGATCCTTGCGGGCGGGACTGAAAACATGTCCCAGATGCCGACGCTGCCGCCGAAAAAGTTCCAGGAAATTTACGAAAAACTTTTCGCTGCGAAAGGACCGAAACAAGCATTGCCGCTGTTGTGGTCTTTGTTCAAAGCAGACGTGAAACAGATCAAAGCTTTGTTGTCCGGTAACATGCGTGATGAATACTTCCCGGTGATTTCCGTGATGATGGGTCTGACAGATCCTTTTGTCGGTATCAACATGGGGCAAACAGCCGAGATCCTGGCAAAAGAGTGGGGTCTGTCCCGTGAAACTCAAGACAGATTCGCTCTGCGCTCGCACCAGTTGGCTTCCAAAGCCATGAAAGAGGGCCGCATGCGTGAAGAGATCGCGCCGGTTTACCTGGCTCCTGAATACAAAGAAGTGATCAGCGATGACATCGGTCCGCGTGATACGCAAACAATGGAAGCCCTGGCGAAGCTGAAGCCGTTCTTTGATAAGGCGACAGGTTCCATCACGGCCGGGAATTCATGCCCGATCACAGATGGCGCGGCGATGGTGCTTATGATGTCCCGTGAAAAAGCCGAAGCCCTGGGTTACAAGCCACTGGCAACAATCCGTTCTTACGGTTTTGCGGGTCTTGAACCAGAGCGCATGGGCTTGGGCCCGGTTTATTCCACTCCGGTGGCGTTGAAGCGTGCGGGTCTTTCCATGAAAGATATCGGCCTGGTTGAATTGAACGAAGCTTTCGCGGCTCAGGTTCTTTCCTGCCAAAAGGCATTTGATTCTGACAAATTCGGTCAGGAAAAATTGGGATTGTCTTCCAAGATTGGTGAAATCCGTGATGATATTCTGAATGTCAACGGCGGAGCCATCGCACTTGGTCACCCAGTGGGCGCAACCGGCACCCGTATCGTTCTGACTTTGGCCAAAGAAATGAAACGCAGAAACACCCAGTTTGGTCTGGCGACTTTGTGTATCGGTGGTGGCCAAGGGGGATCCATGATCCTTGAGAACGAGGGCTAA
- the chrA gene encoding chromate efflux transporter, producing the protein MAKSNPERFQGSLWELAWIFLKLGATSFGGPAAHISLMEDEFVHRRRWITGPEFLELLALSNLIPGPNSTELAIHIGYRRAGWKGLGVAGICFILPAFLIVTLIAAFYVHYAKLPQMESFLMGVKAVVLAVILQAASRFLLSLLKVSSLNAESLRSLRSPSALFLLLLVVTSALLHSSGMAEIPLLLAGGILALPLLKTNTRLWNAGALFWVFFKVGSVLFGSGYVLLSFLKSELIEKRSWLTETQLMDAIAVGQFTPGPVFTTASFIGYLLQGPTGALIATIGIFLPAFIFVALSIPAYQWMKNSETLKQFLQGVVAVSVGLLFSTLVQLGRDSLITPLSWGLFLVSLVLLRRRLPSAALILAGGILTLLL; encoded by the coding sequence GTGGCAAAAAGTAATCCGGAACGCTTTCAAGGGTCCCTTTGGGAGCTTGCCTGGATTTTTCTTAAACTGGGAGCCACCTCTTTTGGTGGCCCCGCCGCACACATTTCACTGATGGAAGATGAATTTGTCCATCGCCGCCGGTGGATTACCGGTCCTGAGTTTCTGGAACTTCTGGCTTTGTCCAATCTGATCCCCGGTCCCAATTCTACAGAACTTGCGATTCACATTGGCTATCGCCGTGCCGGCTGGAAAGGCCTGGGTGTGGCGGGTATCTGCTTTATTCTGCCCGCGTTCCTGATCGTCACTCTGATTGCCGCCTTTTATGTGCATTATGCAAAACTTCCGCAAATGGAAAGCTTTCTAATGGGAGTCAAAGCCGTAGTGCTGGCGGTGATTCTTCAGGCCGCTTCAAGATTTCTGCTGAGTCTTTTAAAAGTCAGTTCGCTCAATGCGGAAAGCCTTCGTTCACTAAGATCCCCGTCTGCCCTGTTTCTGTTGTTGCTGGTAGTGACCTCAGCCTTGCTGCATTCATCAGGGATGGCAGAAATTCCTTTGCTGCTGGCAGGGGGAATTCTGGCGTTGCCTCTTTTAAAAACCAACACCCGCCTTTGGAATGCGGGCGCCCTTTTCTGGGTGTTTTTCAAAGTGGGCTCCGTCTTATTCGGCAGTGGTTATGTTCTGCTTAGTTTTCTGAAAAGTGAATTGATTGAAAAACGCAGCTGGCTTACCGAAACCCAACTGATGGACGCCATTGCCGTTGGCCAGTTCACCCCCGGCCCCGTTTTTACCACAGCAAGCTTCATTGGCTATCTGTTACAGGGCCCCACTGGCGCCCTGATTGCGACCATCGGGATATTTCTGCCGGCTTTCATCTTTGTCGCGCTTAGCATTCCGGCCTATCAATGGATGAAGAATTCCGAAACTCTGAAACAATTCCTGCAAGGAGTTGTGGCGGTTTCCGTGGGATTGCTGTTTTCAACCCTGGTACAACTGGGGCGGGACTCATTAATCACCCCCCTGTCATGGGGACTCTTTTTGGTTAGTCTGGTTTTGCTGCGCCGACGCCTGCCCAGCGCGGCCTTGATTCTTGCTGGCGGAATCCTGACTTTGCTTCTGTAA